A genome region from Primulina eburnea isolate SZY01 chromosome 9, ASM2296580v1, whole genome shotgun sequence includes the following:
- the LOC140842059 gene encoding exonuclease DPD1, chloroplastic/mitochondrial has translation MRTVGMCFSLLQLPRCKIQTLANSWWGGFYKLTRNGSSTTVLCTDKHELKRGQRWTRRTINTETSGSKEKLTRKTSIRNEIVSESKSTKLNTCKLENIKSETDQYYIDLAKNVTTICFDIETTGLSREYDRIIEIAFQDLRGGENSTFQTLVNPGRDVTNARFHGISTHMVKRSNVPRMKDLIPIIIQYVRSRQIPGGVVLFVAHNGRTFDVPFLKNEFSRSSYEIPEDWLFADTLPLARALMKSKGSKVPSKISLQGLREHYNIPLVGSAHRALSDVHSLALVLQRLTYDLKVPISDLIRGSFK, from the exons ATGAGAACAGTCGGAATGTGCTTCTCTCTGTTGCAATTGCCCCGATGCAAAATTCAAACTTTAGCTAATTCTTGGTGGGGAGGCTTCTATAAATTAACTAGGAATGGCAGCAGCACAACAGTTCTTTGCACAGATAAACATGAGCTCAAAAGAGGGCAGAGATGGACCAGACGAACCATAAATACAGAAACAAGTGGAAGCAAGGAGAAGTTAACACGTAAAACGAGTATAAGAAACGAGATAGTTTCTGAAAGTAAAAGCACCAAGTTGAATACTTGTAAACTAGAAAATATTAAATCAGAAACAGATCAGTACTACATTGACTTGGCCAAGAACGTGACTACTATCTGTTTCGACATTGAAACCACTGGGTTGAGTAGAGAGTATGATCGAATAATTGAGATAGCATTTCAAGATCTTCGAGGGGGTGAAAACAGCACTTTTCAGACTCTTGTAAATCCGGGGCGTGATGTGACAAATGCACGTTTTCATGGCATTTCTACCCACATGGTTAAAAGATCAAACGTACCCAG GATGAAGGACCTTATTCCTATCATAATCCAGTATGTTAGAAGCCGCCAAATTCCTGGTGGAGTCGTTTTGTTTGTAGCTCATAATGGCCGCACTTTTGACGTCCCTTTTCTGAAAAATGAGTTTAGTCGATCTTCATACGAGATTCCTGAAGATTGGTTGTTCGCTGACACTCTTCCACTGGCTCGTGCATTGATGAAGTCCAAAG GATCGAAGGTTCCTTCAAAGATATCATTGCAAGGCCTAAGGGAACACTATAACATTCCATTGGTTGGATCTGCTCATAGAGCTCTATCGGATGTGCACTCGTTAGCGTTAGTTCTACAAAGGTTGACTTATGACCTTAAAGTGCCAATATCTGACCTGATCCGGGGATCGTTTAAGTAG
- the LOC140842056 gene encoding uncharacterized protein isoform X1, producing the protein MVRFCLLWGNVIDFCYVRIFNRKRRWQMNFFGSIFCLFGMFNFLSFLISSLCFIENLDRTVSRLSQMARGGKFGLKREARNNIPFSRNGSDESDEDYTVGEDEDFNESEDEDCSLAEDESEDSLGEFVEEEEEEEEEEPVTIKKKVRKPGGGKCVQGRKKNGFAKGRKEKITYSDEEDYDYDDDDDDDDFFVSKLKRKHTLSWQQEEDDDVEDLLDGFDFKIPRTSFEKKNGGHKEKSRKSTKVLNRKVEEKGDYDDSYEDDDEEFTPNEVDDFDEEELPATKKKLRVQETYIARGKRRKRNTEVLKKTKRKEPVIEKSSRKRIRSDHGESTLKNPVFLKKKKDPKPVRGRRRKLSLDYDSDFVSSGSVDCEYRVSEEEREQVREASEFCGSVATGLRSSNALKMIKEEEFLPLQRKCPGRKGKEKVVDMNVAVGMQVCGICLSEEGKRTVRGILNCCSHYFCFTCIMEWSKVESRCPLCKQRFATVCKAARDDLRDLVIQVPERDQVYQPSEEELRGYLDPYENVLCTECLQGGDDALMLLCDICDSPAHSYCVGLGREVPEGNWYCDGCRPTALTSLNAPHLNPTPDLGASNNLPVISSPVATVRETFDLNELYVPETPLTQVAIPSPSPRHSIGDTQATSPGSGSGAFTLFERRRIQRQIHQLLNGRGHPLNNRSRQLDGNDAVSPVTVISLFGSQITRDGVLAPQHTVNQSRMAPQNIHRQGRLPENSTPLLYRREVMLPRLSSLRGHVLHNQASTSTNHTFDGLAHGEFVGINERINRDMSNQQLYTCSSTSNTGSEASMSPFQFREVPVPSRTLQGSLRTPF; encoded by the exons CCAGATGGCTAGAGGTGGAAAATTTGGATTGAAGCGGGAGGCCAGGAACAACATTCCATTTAGTAGAAATGGTTCAGATGAGTCGGACGAAGACTACACCGTTGGTGAAGATGAGGATTTCAATGAGTCAGAGGATGAAGATTGTTCTCTTGCTGAGGATGAATCAGAAGATAGTTTAGGAGAATTTGTGGAAGAGGAAGAGGAAGAGGAAGAGGAGGAGCCGGTTACGATAAAAAAGAAGGTTAGGAAACCTGGAGGTGGAAAGTGTGTTCAAGGGAGAAAGAAGAATGGGTTTGCAAAGGgaagaaaggaaaagataacttATAGTGACGAAGAGGATTATGATTATGATGACGACGACGATGACGACGACTTTTTTGTCTCTAAGCTGAAAAGAAAACATACACTGTCATGGCAACAAGAGGAAGATGACGATGTCGAAGATTTGTTGGACGGTTTTGATTTCAAAATACCAAGAACAAGTTTTGAAAAAAAGAATGGTGGTCATAAGGAGAAGTCTAGAAAGAGTACTAAAGTTTTAAATCGAAAAGTAGAGGAAAAAGGTGATTATGATGATTCATACGAAGACGATGATGAGGAATTTACACCAAATGAGGTTGATGACTTTGATGAGGAAGAGTTACCTGCCACAAAAAAGAAGCTCAGGGTGCAGGAGACTTATATTGCCAGAGGAAAAAGGAGAAAGAGGAATACTGAGGTCTTGAAGAAGACTAAAAGGAAGGAACCTGTGATAGAAAAAAGTTCGAGGAaaagaatcagatctgatcatGGTGAGTCTACGCTTAAGAATCCTGTGTTTTTGAAGAAGAAAAAGGACCCTAAACCTGTTCGAGGAAGGAGAAGGAAACTGAGTTTGGATTATGATTCAGATTTCGTGAGTTCCGGGTCAGTCGATTGTGAATACAGAGTCTCTGAAGAAGAGAGAGAACAAGTTAGAGAGGCTAGTGAATTTTGTGGAAGTGTGGCCACTGGTTTGAGGAGTTCAAATGCTTTGAAGATGATTAAAGAAGAAGAATTTTTGCCTCTGCAAAGAAAATGCCCAGGAAGGAAGGGCAAGGAAAAGGTGGTAGACATGAATGTTGCAGTAGGAATGCAAGTTTGTGGCATATGTCTGTCCGAAGAGGGGAAGAGGACTGTCCGGGGAATATTAAATTGTTGCAGTCATTACTTTTGTTTTACTTGCATTATGGAGTGGTCAAAGGTAGAATCACGATGCCCCCTCTGTAAGCAAAGGTTCGCAACTGTTTGTAAAGCTGCTCGAGATGATTTAAGAGATTTAGTTATTCAAGTTCCTGAGCGAGATCAG GTGTATCAACCATCAGAGGAAGAGCTTCGAGGCTACCTTGATCCATATGAGAATGTTCTTTGTACTGAATGCCTGCAAGGTGGGGATGATGCTCTCATGCTTCTTTGTGACATCTGTGATTCACCCGCGCATTCTTATTGTGTTGGTCTTGGACGTGAAGTACCTGAAGGAAATTGGTACTGCGATGGCTGTAGACCAACAGCTCTTACTTCCTTGAATGCTCCACATTTGAATCCTACTcctgatcttggtgcaagtaacAATTTGCCTGTTATCTCATCACCTGTTGCCACTGTTCGTGAAACTTTTGATCTCAATGAATTATACGTACCGGAAACCCCACTGACTCAAGTAGCCATACCTTCTCCATCCCCGAGACATTCTATTGGAGATACTCAGGCTACGTCACCTGGTTCTGGATCAGGTGCATTTACCTTGTTTGAAAGACGTCGAATTCAGCGACAGATCCACCAACTTCTTAATGGCAGGGGCCACCCACTTAATAACAGGAGTAGACAATTAGACGGAAATGATGCTGTTTCCCCTGTGACTGTGATTAGCCTTTTTGGTTCTCAAATTACTCGTGACGGGGTATTAGCACCTCAACATACCGTTAATCAATCAAGAATGGCACCACAAAACATCCATCGCCAGGGAAGGTTACCGGAAAATTCCACGCCTTTGTTGTATCGTAGGGAAGTCATGTTGCCAAGATTAAGCAGTTTGAGGGGACATGTACTTCATAATCAAGCTTCTACATCCACAAATCACACTTTTGATGGATTGGCACACGGAGAATTTGTTGGTATCAATGAAAGAATCAACCGGGATATGAGTAATCAGCAACTTTATACTTGCAGTAGTACATCGAACACTGGATCTGAAGCTAGCATGTCTCCCTTTCAATTTAGAGAG GTTCCAGTACCTTCAAGGACATTGCAAGGATCTCTGCGCACCCCTTTTTAG
- the LOC140842056 gene encoding uncharacterized protein isoform X2 encodes MARGGKFGLKREARNNIPFSRNGSDESDEDYTVGEDEDFNESEDEDCSLAEDESEDSLGEFVEEEEEEEEEEPVTIKKKVRKPGGGKCVQGRKKNGFAKGRKEKITYSDEEDYDYDDDDDDDDFFVSKLKRKHTLSWQQEEDDDVEDLLDGFDFKIPRTSFEKKNGGHKEKSRKSTKVLNRKVEEKGDYDDSYEDDDEEFTPNEVDDFDEEELPATKKKLRVQETYIARGKRRKRNTEVLKKTKRKEPVIEKSSRKRIRSDHGESTLKNPVFLKKKKDPKPVRGRRRKLSLDYDSDFVSSGSVDCEYRVSEEEREQVREASEFCGSVATGLRSSNALKMIKEEEFLPLQRKCPGRKGKEKVVDMNVAVGMQVCGICLSEEGKRTVRGILNCCSHYFCFTCIMEWSKVESRCPLCKQRFATVCKAARDDLRDLVIQVPERDQVYQPSEEELRGYLDPYENVLCTECLQGGDDALMLLCDICDSPAHSYCVGLGREVPEGNWYCDGCRPTALTSLNAPHLNPTPDLGASNNLPVISSPVATVRETFDLNELYVPETPLTQVAIPSPSPRHSIGDTQATSPGSGSGAFTLFERRRIQRQIHQLLNGRGHPLNNRSRQLDGNDAVSPVTVISLFGSQITRDGVLAPQHTVNQSRMAPQNIHRQGRLPENSTPLLYRREVMLPRLSSLRGHVLHNQASTSTNHTFDGLAHGEFVGINERINRDMSNQQLYTCSSTSNTGSEASMSPFQFREVPVPSRTLQGSLRTPF; translated from the exons ATGGCTAGAGGTGGAAAATTTGGATTGAAGCGGGAGGCCAGGAACAACATTCCATTTAGTAGAAATGGTTCAGATGAGTCGGACGAAGACTACACCGTTGGTGAAGATGAGGATTTCAATGAGTCAGAGGATGAAGATTGTTCTCTTGCTGAGGATGAATCAGAAGATAGTTTAGGAGAATTTGTGGAAGAGGAAGAGGAAGAGGAAGAGGAGGAGCCGGTTACGATAAAAAAGAAGGTTAGGAAACCTGGAGGTGGAAAGTGTGTTCAAGGGAGAAAGAAGAATGGGTTTGCAAAGGgaagaaaggaaaagataacttATAGTGACGAAGAGGATTATGATTATGATGACGACGACGATGACGACGACTTTTTTGTCTCTAAGCTGAAAAGAAAACATACACTGTCATGGCAACAAGAGGAAGATGACGATGTCGAAGATTTGTTGGACGGTTTTGATTTCAAAATACCAAGAACAAGTTTTGAAAAAAAGAATGGTGGTCATAAGGAGAAGTCTAGAAAGAGTACTAAAGTTTTAAATCGAAAAGTAGAGGAAAAAGGTGATTATGATGATTCATACGAAGACGATGATGAGGAATTTACACCAAATGAGGTTGATGACTTTGATGAGGAAGAGTTACCTGCCACAAAAAAGAAGCTCAGGGTGCAGGAGACTTATATTGCCAGAGGAAAAAGGAGAAAGAGGAATACTGAGGTCTTGAAGAAGACTAAAAGGAAGGAACCTGTGATAGAAAAAAGTTCGAGGAaaagaatcagatctgatcatGGTGAGTCTACGCTTAAGAATCCTGTGTTTTTGAAGAAGAAAAAGGACCCTAAACCTGTTCGAGGAAGGAGAAGGAAACTGAGTTTGGATTATGATTCAGATTTCGTGAGTTCCGGGTCAGTCGATTGTGAATACAGAGTCTCTGAAGAAGAGAGAGAACAAGTTAGAGAGGCTAGTGAATTTTGTGGAAGTGTGGCCACTGGTTTGAGGAGTTCAAATGCTTTGAAGATGATTAAAGAAGAAGAATTTTTGCCTCTGCAAAGAAAATGCCCAGGAAGGAAGGGCAAGGAAAAGGTGGTAGACATGAATGTTGCAGTAGGAATGCAAGTTTGTGGCATATGTCTGTCCGAAGAGGGGAAGAGGACTGTCCGGGGAATATTAAATTGTTGCAGTCATTACTTTTGTTTTACTTGCATTATGGAGTGGTCAAAGGTAGAATCACGATGCCCCCTCTGTAAGCAAAGGTTCGCAACTGTTTGTAAAGCTGCTCGAGATGATTTAAGAGATTTAGTTATTCAAGTTCCTGAGCGAGATCAG GTGTATCAACCATCAGAGGAAGAGCTTCGAGGCTACCTTGATCCATATGAGAATGTTCTTTGTACTGAATGCCTGCAAGGTGGGGATGATGCTCTCATGCTTCTTTGTGACATCTGTGATTCACCCGCGCATTCTTATTGTGTTGGTCTTGGACGTGAAGTACCTGAAGGAAATTGGTACTGCGATGGCTGTAGACCAACAGCTCTTACTTCCTTGAATGCTCCACATTTGAATCCTACTcctgatcttggtgcaagtaacAATTTGCCTGTTATCTCATCACCTGTTGCCACTGTTCGTGAAACTTTTGATCTCAATGAATTATACGTACCGGAAACCCCACTGACTCAAGTAGCCATACCTTCTCCATCCCCGAGACATTCTATTGGAGATACTCAGGCTACGTCACCTGGTTCTGGATCAGGTGCATTTACCTTGTTTGAAAGACGTCGAATTCAGCGACAGATCCACCAACTTCTTAATGGCAGGGGCCACCCACTTAATAACAGGAGTAGACAATTAGACGGAAATGATGCTGTTTCCCCTGTGACTGTGATTAGCCTTTTTGGTTCTCAAATTACTCGTGACGGGGTATTAGCACCTCAACATACCGTTAATCAATCAAGAATGGCACCACAAAACATCCATCGCCAGGGAAGGTTACCGGAAAATTCCACGCCTTTGTTGTATCGTAGGGAAGTCATGTTGCCAAGATTAAGCAGTTTGAGGGGACATGTACTTCATAATCAAGCTTCTACATCCACAAATCACACTTTTGATGGATTGGCACACGGAGAATTTGTTGGTATCAATGAAAGAATCAACCGGGATATGAGTAATCAGCAACTTTATACTTGCAGTAGTACATCGAACACTGGATCTGAAGCTAGCATGTCTCCCTTTCAATTTAGAGAG GTTCCAGTACCTTCAAGGACATTGCAAGGATCTCTGCGCACCCCTTTTTAG